A stretch of Ruminococcus hominis DNA encodes these proteins:
- a CDS encoding ParA family protein, protein MIISAMNLKGGVGKTTTAMALATAAEREGKSVEVYDCDPQSSASFWALLADQNNDSLPFSVTSANLATVRRAGIQYRRNPDKWIFIDCPPNGNIMDEAAEASDFVVIPTGPGAADVVKTIETARTLTKREVFYGVLLTQVAANTLSFAKAQSEIEDADLSYFDHQVRRREGLRNFFGNSFGDDLFGYEEIWDELKEILRNDEEIHYAG, encoded by the coding sequence CTTAAAAGGTGGTGTCGGCAAGACAACGACGGCAATGGCGTTGGCGACAGCTGCTGAGCGCGAGGGAAAGAGCGTCGAGGTTTACGACTGCGACCCGCAGTCTAGCGCAAGCTTCTGGGCGCTCCTCGCCGATCAGAACAATGATTCCCTTCCATTTTCCGTAACGTCGGCGAACCTGGCGACGGTGCGGCGCGCCGGCATCCAATACCGCAGGAATCCTGACAAATGGATCTTTATCGACTGCCCACCGAATGGCAACATCATGGACGAGGCTGCTGAGGCATCGGACTTCGTCGTGATTCCGACGGGTCCGGGTGCGGCCGACGTTGTGAAGACCATCGAGACCGCACGCACGCTTACGAAGCGCGAGGTCTTTTACGGCGTGCTACTTACTCAGGTTGCGGCCAACACCCTTTCGTTTGCAAAGGCACAGAGCGAGATTGAAGATGCCGACCTCAGTTATTTCGACCATCAAGTCCGCCGCCGCGAAGGGCTGCGAAACTTTTTCGGCAATTCGTTTGGCGATGATCTCTTCGGCTATGAGGAGATTTGGGATGAACTGAAAGAAATCTTGCGTAACGATGAGGAGATTCACTATGCCGGCTAA